The following are encoded together in the Prosthecobacter sp. SYSU 5D2 genome:
- a CDS encoding DUF1549 domain-containing protein, with amino-acid sequence MTRPRLAYHLTLLSLAALPSLALASPAAAPAPVPAAAAAPAPVDFTQVQAVLESKCLECHNPDKVKGKLLMDTAEAMIKGGSSGPSLVPGNPHESELLKRVLLPADDDDIMPPKGGPLDPKEIALLQQWIAQGAQWPQGLTLRHKSPEEIKALADLNAKLPSMTKLEIFPEKFALETKRDFHQVVVMATFDDATTRDVTKFANLRVADSKIAVLKGDVLNPVADTGATEVVATLGSSTVKAPVSLSNGHKDRPISFNLDVMPVFLRGGCNSGGCHGAARGKDGFNLSLFGMDPAGDYNRLTREMVGRRINLAIPEESTLVEKATGAVPHSGNQCYEPDSQYNKAVLEWISNGAVYDGKDIAKVTGIEVYPKQIVLEGANSTQQVTVRATYSDGTDRDVTKLALFMSNNDPTATINKDGLVTSGERGAAFALARFDVYSVTSQVLVIPAKLEYERPKLVENNYIDTLVNENLHKLRIVPSGVCTDEEFVRRAYIDVIGIYPKPDEVKSFLADANPKKREALIDTLTQRKEFTEVWVMKWAELLQIRSDIAGNNNRPPFYKNALLYYNWLGDRVGKNVPLDEIVIELLSATGGTVSTPAVNFYQTELDQLKLTENVAQVFMGMRIQCAQCHNHPFDRWTMDDYYGFKAFFSQVGRKATDDPMEVIIFNNKSGESRHFLTKAVMKPKFLGGETPEIQPGEDRRKVLAEWIASPKNPYFARNISNIVWSHFFGIGIVDPVDDVRVSNPPSNPELLSALAENLTNYKYDMRRLVKDICNSMTYQRSTKVNETNAGDLKNFSHAQVRRVRAEILLDAISQITETPNKFQGLPLGARAVQIADGAVSNYFLTTFGRAKRESVCSCEVKMEPTLSQALHLMNGDAVNDRIKQGKVVANLIAAKKTDAEIVEDLYLRVFGRMPKDKEKEAIHQTLAGAADQRQQALEDVFWALMNSKEFYFNH; translated from the coding sequence ATGACACGCCCCCGCCTCGCCTATCATCTCACCTTGCTCAGCCTCGCTGCGTTGCCCTCCCTGGCACTGGCCAGCCCTGCCGCAGCGCCTGCACCCGTTCCGGCGGCTGCCGCAGCCCCTGCACCGGTGGACTTCACCCAGGTCCAGGCCGTTTTGGAAAGCAAGTGCCTGGAATGCCACAACCCTGACAAGGTCAAAGGCAAGCTGCTCATGGATACGGCCGAGGCGATGATCAAAGGCGGCTCCTCCGGCCCCTCTCTCGTCCCCGGGAACCCGCATGAAAGCGAGCTGCTCAAGCGTGTGCTCCTGCCCGCTGACGATGATGACATCATGCCCCCCAAAGGTGGCCCTCTCGATCCCAAAGAAATCGCCCTGCTCCAGCAATGGATCGCCCAGGGTGCCCAGTGGCCCCAGGGTCTGACCCTCCGGCATAAAAGCCCCGAGGAGATCAAAGCCCTGGCTGACCTAAACGCCAAGCTGCCCTCCATGACCAAGCTGGAGATCTTCCCGGAGAAGTTTGCCCTGGAAACCAAGCGCGACTTCCATCAGGTCGTCGTCATGGCCACCTTTGACGATGCCACCACCCGTGACGTCACCAAGTTTGCCAACCTGCGTGTCGCCGATTCTAAGATTGCTGTCCTCAAAGGCGATGTCCTCAACCCCGTCGCTGATACTGGAGCCACGGAAGTTGTAGCCACCCTCGGGAGCAGCACCGTCAAGGCTCCCGTCAGCCTCAGTAACGGTCACAAGGACCGCCCCATCTCCTTTAACCTGGATGTGATGCCCGTCTTCCTGCGCGGCGGTTGCAATTCAGGCGGCTGCCATGGTGCTGCCCGTGGCAAGGACGGATTCAACCTCAGCCTTTTCGGCATGGACCCTGCCGGCGATTACAACCGCCTCACCCGTGAGATGGTCGGCCGCCGCATCAACCTCGCCATTCCGGAAGAAAGCACCCTGGTGGAAAAAGCCACCGGTGCCGTCCCTCATTCTGGCAACCAGTGCTACGAGCCGGATTCCCAGTATAACAAGGCCGTCCTCGAATGGATCAGCAATGGCGCCGTTTATGATGGCAAGGACATCGCCAAGGTGACCGGCATTGAGGTTTATCCCAAGCAGATCGTTCTGGAAGGTGCCAACAGTACCCAGCAGGTCACCGTCCGCGCCACCTACTCGGACGGCACGGACCGCGATGTGACCAAGCTCGCCCTGTTCATGTCCAACAATGACCCGACGGCCACCATCAACAAAGATGGCCTCGTCACCAGCGGTGAGCGCGGTGCCGCTTTCGCCCTGGCCCGCTTTGATGTCTATAGCGTCACTTCCCAGGTGCTCGTCATCCCGGCCAAGCTGGAGTATGAGCGGCCCAAGCTGGTGGAAAACAACTACATTGACACGCTGGTCAATGAGAACCTCCACAAGCTTCGCATCGTCCCCAGCGGCGTCTGCACCGACGAGGAGTTTGTCCGCCGCGCTTACATTGACGTCATCGGCATCTATCCGAAGCCCGATGAAGTCAAAAGCTTCCTGGCTGATGCCAATCCGAAGAAGCGCGAAGCATTGATTGACACCCTGACCCAGCGCAAAGAGTTCACCGAAGTCTGGGTCATGAAATGGGCCGAGCTTCTCCAGATCCGCTCCGACATCGCCGGTAACAACAACCGCCCGCCCTTCTATAAAAACGCCCTTTTGTATTACAATTGGTTAGGTGACCGCGTGGGCAAAAACGTCCCGCTGGATGAAATCGTCATCGAGCTGCTCTCGGCCACTGGCGGTACCGTTTCCACCCCGGCGGTGAACTTTTACCAGACGGAGCTGGACCAGCTCAAGCTCACCGAAAACGTCGCCCAGGTCTTCATGGGCATGCGCATCCAGTGCGCCCAGTGCCATAACCATCCCTTCGACCGCTGGACCATGGATGACTACTATGGCTTCAAGGCCTTCTTCTCCCAGGTCGGCCGCAAAGCCACAGATGACCCGATGGAAGTCATCATCTTTAACAACAAGAGCGGCGAATCCCGTCACTTCCTGACCAAGGCCGTCATGAAGCCCAAGTTCCTCGGTGGCGAAACCCCGGAAATCCAGCCCGGCGAAGACCGCCGCAAGGTGCTGGCCGAATGGATCGCCTCCCCGAAGAACCCTTACTTCGCCCGCAACATCTCCAACATCGTCTGGTCGCACTTCTTTGGCATCGGCATCGTGGATCCGGTGGATGACGTCCGAGTCTCCAATCCTCCCTCCAATCCTGAGCTGCTCAGCGCGCTGGCTGAAAATCTGACGAACTATAAGTATGACATGCGCCGTCTGGTGAAGGACATCTGCAACTCCATGACCTACCAGCGCAGCACCAAGGTCAATGAGACCAATGCCGGCGACCTGAAGAACTTCTCCCACGCCCAGGTCCGCCGCGTCCGTGCCGAGATCCTCCTGGACGCCATCTCCCAGATCACCGAGACGCCTAACAAGTTCCAGGGCCTGCCCCTCGGTGCCCGCGCCGTCCAGATCGCCGACGGTGCCGTCAGCAACTACTTCCTGACCACCTTCGGCCGTGCCAAACGCGAGTCCGTCTGCTCCTGTGAAGTCAAGATGGAGCCCACCCTTTCCCAGGCCCTTCACCTGATGAACGGCGATGCCGTCAATGACCGCATCAAGCAGGGCAAAGTCGTCGCCAACCTCATCGCCGCAAAGAAGACCGATGCTGAAATCGTCGAAGACCTTTACCTCCGCGTCTTTGGTCGCATGCCCAAGGACAAGGAAAAAGAAGCCATCCATCAGACCCTGGCCGGTGCCGCCGACCAGCGCCAGCAGGCCCTCGAAGATGTGTTCTGGGCTCTGATGAACTCCAAAGAGTTCTACTTCAATCACTAA
- a CDS encoding c-type cytochrome, whose translation MAGSLRGILNTDGKVFPISAPVRRFNWASATQTLTAACSPVPWFDGQHYTMLVCEPAHNLVHREVLDYTRFPLTTRRHPEDETAEFIASTDHWFRPSLVREGPDGALYLADMYRLVLEHPEWIPDGIARGLNLRAGEDRGRLYRIATPASASKLSTLPLPPASAMRSPHRWQRDTAQRLLLEKADPTAASWLRELAADSSASTAVRIQAAWTVHLLTGQDQPALVALLRSAHPQVRGAALTTAGDFDIHADELASWFPEKAAPVAAPALPAITHTSPDRAAVVEKYLAAIAPLEGDARRGDLVYQKACMACHRLGSAGAEVGPDLATVAAKPVAQILEAIFDPNRAVEQRNVTTQITRTDGSILAGILSAETPSAITLRLPGGVDFPVPRADIRSLKTLPTSLMPEGLESILTPQETADLIRRIQSS comes from the coding sequence GTGGCCGGTTCCCTGCGCGGCATCCTCAATACGGATGGAAAAGTCTTCCCCATCAGCGCGCCCGTGCGTCGTTTTAACTGGGCCAGCGCCACCCAGACGCTGACCGCCGCCTGCTCCCCCGTGCCCTGGTTTGATGGGCAGCATTACACCATGCTGGTCTGCGAGCCTGCCCATAATTTGGTGCATCGGGAGGTGCTGGACTATACCCGCTTTCCCCTCACCACCCGCCGCCACCCGGAGGATGAAACGGCGGAGTTCATCGCCAGCACGGATCACTGGTTCCGTCCCTCGCTCGTTCGTGAAGGGCCGGACGGAGCGCTCTATCTGGCGGACATGTACCGCCTCGTCCTGGAGCATCCAGAGTGGATACCGGACGGCATCGCCCGGGGGCTGAATCTGCGCGCCGGTGAAGATCGCGGCCGCCTTTACCGCATCGCCACTCCTGCGTCTGCGAGTAAGCTTTCCACCCTGCCGCTGCCTCCCGCGTCGGCCATGCGGTCGCCACACCGATGGCAGCGGGACACGGCCCAGCGCCTCCTTTTAGAAAAGGCGGATCCCACGGCTGCCTCCTGGCTGCGTGAGCTGGCCGCCGATTCCTCCGCCTCCACCGCCGTTCGTATTCAGGCCGCCTGGACGGTGCATCTGCTCACGGGCCAGGACCAACCCGCCCTCGTTGCTCTGCTGCGTTCCGCCCATCCTCAGGTTCGCGGTGCCGCCCTCACCACCGCAGGCGATTTCGATATCCATGCGGATGAACTCGCCTCCTGGTTTCCTGAAAAGGCCGCCCCGGTGGCCGCGCCCGCCCTTCCTGCCATCACCCACACCAGCCCGGACCGCGCTGCCGTGGTGGAAAAATATCTGGCCGCCATCGCTCCGCTGGAGGGGGATGCCCGGCGCGGAGACCTCGTCTATCAAAAAGCCTGCATGGCCTGCCACCGCCTGGGCAGTGCCGGAGCGGAAGTCGGCCCCGACCTGGCCACCGTCGCGGCCAAACCGGTCGCCCAGATCCTTGAAGCCATCTTTGACCCCAATCGCGCCGTCGAACAGCGCAACGTCACTACGCAGATCACCCGCACGGATGGCAGCATCCTCGCAGGCATCCTTTCGGCTGAGACTCCTTCCGCCATCACGCTCCGCCTTCCCGGCGGTGTAGATTTCCCCGTTCCAAGGGCGGACATCCGCTCCCTGAAAACCCTCCCCACCTCCCTCATGCCAGAAGGCCTGGAAAGCATCCTCACCCCGCAGGAAACAGCCGACCTCATCCGCAGGATCCAGTCTTCCTGA
- a CDS encoding PVC-type heme-binding CxxCH protein — MSPVRLPVILAILFMGASALAALTLEEARQIAPLPASSQHGGPLFTDLNNDGHDDLIVSNPHSYGVYLFNPVEKKNVQWDRGWSHVLREGRAGDANSLPLFVDAQGQATGLHFSKGALRKADGAVAVSLEELLRVPGPAPLSPKESFQALRVKPGYRASLIAHEPLVQDPIFMDWDSQGRLWVVEMGDYPFAPGETTRDGRLGAPQVSPLQTGRIKILQDTDCDGLYDRASLFLDGLRHPTGLAFWKGGVFISTIPDILYAEDTDGDGICDRREPWFTGFTAGNPQHLVNGFCWGLDGWFYGANGDSGGNITVLKTGQKILLGTSDFRFHPVTGEFQLEAGRIPIRPLAR; from the coding sequence ATGAGCCCAGTCCGCCTGCCAGTTATCCTGGCCATCCTCTTCATGGGGGCATCCGCCCTGGCCGCGCTGACCCTGGAGGAGGCCCGCCAGATCGCCCCGCTGCCCGCCTCATCCCAGCATGGAGGCCCCTTGTTTACCGACCTCAACAATGACGGACACGATGACCTCATCGTCTCCAATCCCCACAGCTACGGCGTTTATCTCTTCAATCCCGTCGAGAAAAAGAACGTCCAGTGGGATCGCGGCTGGTCCCATGTCTTGCGCGAGGGCAGGGCAGGGGATGCCAACAGCCTCCCTCTCTTCGTGGATGCCCAGGGGCAGGCCACGGGGCTGCATTTCAGCAAAGGTGCCTTGAGAAAGGCGGATGGTGCCGTGGCCGTATCGCTGGAGGAGCTGCTGCGCGTTCCTGGCCCGGCTCCCCTGTCCCCAAAAGAGTCCTTTCAGGCCCTGCGCGTCAAACCGGGTTACCGGGCTTCCCTCATCGCGCATGAGCCCCTCGTCCAGGATCCCATTTTCATGGACTGGGATTCCCAGGGCCGCCTGTGGGTGGTGGAAATGGGGGACTATCCCTTTGCCCCCGGCGAGACCACCCGTGATGGCCGCCTGGGTGCGCCGCAGGTCTCCCCTTTGCAGACCGGCCGCATCAAAATCCTCCAGGATACCGATTGCGATGGCCTCTATGACCGGGCCAGCCTTTTTCTGGACGGCCTGCGCCATCCCACCGGCCTGGCCTTTTGGAAAGGCGGCGTCTTTATCTCCACCATCCCGGACATTCTGTATGCCGAGGACACCGATGGCGACGGCATCTGCGACCGGCGCGAGCCCTGGTTTACCGGCTTCACGGCGGGAAATCCCCAGCATCTGGTCAATGGCTTCTGCTGGGGCCTGGACGGCTGGTTTTATGGAGCCAATGGCGACAGCGGCGGCAACATCACCGTTTTAAAAACCGGCCAGAAGATCCTGCTCGGCACCAGTGACTTCCGCTTTCACCCCGTGACGGGTGAGTTCCAGCTAGAGGCCGGGCGGATCCCAATACGGCCGCTGGCGCGATGA
- a CDS encoding N,N-dimethylformamidase beta subunit family domain-containing protein, giving the protein MKRRRCLSLLVAAPTMAAAAAPEPLFIEGYAGRLSVAQGEELPLHVNTSAAKFDVEIARIGAKREIVWRKSGVAGQLSPVPEDASANGCRWPESLRVPVAQDWKSGYYEVSLRAADAGGKWTHRSRRTAEGSAFFIVRSATPGSRSKILLQLATNTYNAYSNWGGFSVYAYNSVSNNQGHRVSFDRPVASQFSRWELPFVKWAEASGYELEYAANSDLEFHPEMLGAYKLVLSVGHDEYWSTPMRDHLESWIGSGGNVAFFSGNTCCWQVRSEDAGRAFTCWKQNYHLDPVFQTRDYKTLTTLWSHHLLQRPENSLTGVGFLWGGYRRSHGQFMEESAAYTIHRPDHWVLAGAGLKQGDEFGDKDTVVGYECDGCELEWRDGLPFPTGKDGTPPDFEVLATCPVRWHPDDAEWYDRWEKGRTGAACMGLYTRGGTVFTAGTTDWSHGLQGADPAVDRITRNLLDRLSK; this is encoded by the coding sequence ATGAAAAGACGCCGCTGTTTATCCCTCCTGGTGGCTGCTCCCACAATGGCAGCGGCTGCTGCCCCGGAACCTCTTTTCATTGAAGGGTATGCCGGACGCCTCAGCGTCGCCCAGGGGGAGGAGCTTCCTCTTCACGTCAACACCAGCGCGGCGAAGTTTGATGTCGAGATCGCCCGCATCGGTGCCAAACGCGAAATCGTCTGGCGGAAATCCGGGGTCGCAGGACAGCTCAGTCCCGTGCCCGAGGATGCCTCCGCCAATGGCTGCCGCTGGCCGGAAAGTCTGCGCGTGCCGGTAGCCCAGGACTGGAAATCTGGTTACTATGAGGTGTCCTTGCGTGCCGCCGATGCCGGTGGCAAGTGGACCCACCGCAGCCGCCGCACGGCGGAAGGCAGCGCCTTCTTCATCGTCCGTAGCGCTACTCCAGGCAGCCGCTCCAAGATCCTCCTTCAGCTCGCGACGAATACTTATAACGCGTATTCCAACTGGGGCGGCTTCAGTGTTTATGCGTATAACAGCGTTTCGAACAACCAGGGCCATCGAGTCAGCTTTGATCGTCCTGTCGCATCGCAGTTCTCACGATGGGAGCTGCCCTTTGTGAAGTGGGCCGAGGCCAGCGGATACGAGCTCGAATACGCTGCGAATTCAGATCTCGAGTTTCATCCGGAGATGCTCGGTGCGTACAAGCTCGTCCTCAGCGTCGGGCATGATGAATATTGGTCCACCCCCATGCGGGATCATCTGGAGTCCTGGATCGGCTCCGGTGGCAACGTGGCCTTCTTCAGCGGCAACACCTGCTGCTGGCAGGTCCGCAGCGAGGACGCCGGCCGCGCTTTTACCTGCTGGAAGCAAAATTACCATCTGGACCCCGTGTTTCAAACCCGCGACTACAAAACGCTCACTACCCTCTGGAGCCATCACCTCCTCCAGCGGCCGGAAAATTCCCTCACCGGCGTTGGTTTCCTCTGGGGCGGGTATCGGCGCAGCCACGGCCAGTTCATGGAAGAGTCCGCTGCTTATACCATCCATCGTCCAGATCACTGGGTGCTGGCCGGTGCCGGACTGAAGCAGGGGGATGAGTTTGGAGACAAGGATACCGTCGTCGGATACGAATGCGACGGCTGCGAACTCGAGTGGCGGGACGGCCTGCCATTCCCCACGGGCAAGGACGGCACCCCGCCGGACTTTGAGGTCCTGGCCACCTGCCCGGTACGCTGGCATCCGGACGATGCCGAATGGTATGACCGCTGGGAAAAAGGCCGCACCGGGGCCGCCTGCATGGGCCTTTATACCCGGGGCGGCACCGTCTTCACCGCCGGCACCACCGACTGGTCCCACGGTCTCCAGGGAGCAGACCCCGCTGTGGACCGCATCACCCGCAATCTCCTGGACCGTTTGTCCAAATGA
- a CDS encoding peptidase, whose product MNLRHLASLLSLLILGSLPLQAAYPEFTSTQPRGIQRGTEMKLTITGNRLEDFESLIFFSPGFTQKSVEKVEARKVELTIAVDASVEPGNHLIRIRTRTGISHARQFFVGPYPNVAEVEPNSEFDTAQAISLDQTIEGLITSEDVDYYKLNVKKGQRISLEVDGLRLGYTVFDPYIAILDKDRFEKAFSDDSILHRQDGYCSFVAEYDGEYHIMVRDSSYRGSNLSFYRLHIGSFRRPDVVYPAGGKLGSNMKVKFIDKDGAFEEAVTLPTVENPGFNIFSKGAEAAPSGNPFRLVSYDNTLETEPNNDQATATAVTVGEPVALNGIIDAPGDVDFFKISLKKDQQVILQAFAQSLGSPLDTVVSIFNAKGSRLASNDDGGGRRRLDSKQTLKVPADGEYAISVSDHLGRGGPNFVYRIELAASQPELTFASPNYTVNDSHYRQFAAVPRGGRMVLLANFSRTNVSGDYQFQAPNLPAGVKLITQIAPKDQPGIPLLFEAAPDAPLGHATVPIQLTSVDPNVKVVGKMRQEFDVVRQGNVIYYTEVRDHLPVAVVEEAPYSLEIAKPSVPLVAGGVLNLKVVAKRKEGFKAPIRVFLPWKPNGISTLGEQTIAEGKDECTFVLDAKATTPAGTWNFVVMGEADAGNGRVYNASPFCEVTTAPAYVNAPAIPLVAVERGQEALMVAKIESLLPFEGEAEASVVGVPDTIPIESAKINKDTKEVVFKVTTTEKSPVGKQGNLFVRVEIPVTGGTTTHRIALGSTLRIDAPRKVVAKPAVVAEAKPKEEAKPAAPKQLSRLEQLRQEAAGK is encoded by the coding sequence ATGAATCTTCGCCACCTTGCCTCCCTGCTTTCGTTGCTCATCCTCGGCAGCCTTCCCTTGCAGGCTGCCTATCCTGAATTCACCTCGACTCAGCCCCGGGGCATCCAGCGTGGCACGGAAATGAAGCTCACCATCACGGGCAACCGCCTTGAAGACTTCGAAAGCCTCATCTTCTTCTCCCCCGGCTTCACTCAGAAAAGCGTGGAAAAAGTCGAGGCCAGAAAAGTGGAGCTCACCATCGCCGTGGATGCCAGTGTCGAGCCTGGCAACCATCTCATCCGCATCCGCACCCGCACCGGCATCTCCCATGCCCGCCAGTTTTTCGTCGGCCCATACCCGAACGTCGCTGAAGTGGAGCCCAACTCCGAATTCGACACTGCCCAGGCCATCTCTCTGGATCAGACCATCGAGGGGCTGATCACGTCTGAAGACGTGGATTACTACAAACTGAACGTCAAAAAAGGCCAGCGCATCAGCCTGGAAGTGGACGGTCTCCGCCTCGGCTACACCGTCTTTGATCCTTACATCGCCATTCTCGACAAGGACCGTTTCGAAAAAGCTTTCTCGGATGATTCCATCCTCCACCGTCAGGACGGCTACTGCTCCTTCGTCGCCGAATATGATGGCGAATACCACATCATGGTGCGCGATTCATCCTATCGCGGCAGCAATCTCAGCTTCTACCGCCTCCACATCGGCAGCTTCCGCCGCCCGGACGTCGTCTATCCTGCCGGTGGCAAGCTCGGCAGTAACATGAAGGTCAAGTTCATTGACAAAGACGGCGCGTTTGAAGAGGCGGTCACCCTCCCAACGGTCGAAAACCCCGGCTTCAACATCTTCTCCAAAGGGGCCGAAGCCGCCCCTTCCGGCAATCCCTTCCGCCTCGTCTCCTATGACAACACGCTGGAAACGGAGCCCAACAACGACCAGGCCACCGCCACCGCCGTTACTGTCGGCGAGCCTGTCGCCCTCAATGGCATCATTGATGCCCCCGGTGATGTGGATTTCTTCAAAATTTCCCTCAAAAAAGACCAGCAGGTCATTCTCCAGGCCTTCGCCCAGAGCCTCGGATCTCCTTTGGATACCGTCGTCAGCATCTTCAACGCCAAAGGCAGCCGGCTCGCCTCCAACGATGACGGCGGTGGCCGCCGCCGCCTGGACAGCAAGCAAACCCTGAAAGTCCCCGCCGATGGTGAATACGCCATCAGCGTGTCCGACCACCTGGGCCGTGGCGGACCGAATTTCGTTTACCGCATCGAACTCGCCGCCAGCCAGCCAGAGCTGACGTTTGCCTCCCCCAATTACACCGTCAATGATTCCCATTACCGCCAGTTCGCCGCCGTCCCACGCGGCGGGCGCATGGTCCTGCTGGCCAATTTTTCCCGCACCAATGTCAGTGGTGATTATCAGTTCCAGGCCCCTAACCTCCCTGCCGGCGTCAAGCTCATCACTCAGATCGCCCCCAAGGACCAGCCGGGCATCCCGCTGCTTTTTGAAGCCGCCCCGGATGCCCCGCTCGGCCATGCCACGGTGCCGATTCAGCTCACCTCTGTGGACCCGAATGTCAAAGTCGTCGGCAAAATGCGCCAGGAGTTCGATGTCGTCCGCCAGGGCAACGTCATTTATTATACCGAGGTGCGTGACCATCTCCCCGTCGCCGTGGTGGAAGAGGCACCGTATTCTTTGGAAATCGCCAAACCTTCTGTGCCCCTCGTCGCCGGGGGCGTGCTCAACTTGAAAGTTGTCGCCAAGCGCAAAGAAGGTTTCAAAGCCCCCATCCGCGTCTTCTTGCCCTGGAAGCCAAACGGTATCAGCACCCTTGGCGAGCAGACCATCGCGGAAGGCAAGGATGAATGCACCTTTGTTCTCGATGCCAAGGCCACCACCCCTGCAGGTACCTGGAATTTCGTCGTCATGGGCGAGGCGGATGCCGGCAACGGCCGCGTTTACAATGCCTCACCATTCTGTGAGGTCACCACCGCGCCTGCTTATGTGAATGCCCCGGCCATCCCCCTCGTCGCCGTGGAGCGCGGACAGGAAGCCCTCATGGTCGCCAAGATTGAATCCCTCCTTCCTTTCGAAGGTGAAGCGGAAGCCTCCGTTGTCGGCGTGCCCGACACCATCCCGATCGAGTCCGCCAAAATCAACAAGGACACCAAGGAAGTCGTCTTTAAAGTCACCACCACTGAGAAATCCCCCGTCGGCAAGCAGGGCAACCTTTTTGTGCGTGTGGAAATTCCCGTTACCGGCGGCACCACCACCCACCGCATCGCCTTGGGCTCCACCCTGCGTATTGATGCACCCCGCAAAGTTGTCGCCAAGCCTGCTGTCGTGGCCGAGGCCAAGCCGAAAGAAGAAGCCAAGCCCGCCGCTCCCAAGCAGCTCTCCCGCCTGGAGCAGCTCCGCCAGGAAGCCGCAGGCAAATAA
- a CDS encoding DUF1501 domain-containing protein gives MKMHPNCQGNHLDLRSGASRRDFLYVGMLGGLGLTLPQMLRLQAAQKIADVESFSPIADSIIHIYLPGGMAQHESWDPKPFASPDYRGPYTPIKTSIPGEYVGEKFQNIAKIMDKLTVIRSMTHGEAAHERGTHNMFTGYRPSPAIKFPSFGSIISHEMGSRNNLPPYVAVPNMVAPDQGTGYMSSAYGPFALGSDPADKNFTVRDLLTPKDVDDKRFERRRSLLGTVDEHFRTAEKSDAITAMDSFYQAAYGLISSSQAREAFDLNKETDKLRDEYGRNSAGQRFLLARRLVEAGVRMVSVNYGSWDHHSNIKGSFDRQAPDFDKAFARLITDLADRGMLKKTLVMVSSEFGRTPKVNGTNGRDHWPRVFSVAMAGGGVKEGYIHGASDALGGEPDRDAVGPEDLAKTMYRLLGINGEKRIMSDGGRPVDIVNGGRVMNEWIA, from the coding sequence ATGAAAATGCACCCCAATTGCCAAGGCAATCACCTTGACCTCCGATCCGGAGCCAGTCGCCGCGACTTCCTTTACGTCGGGATGCTCGGCGGCCTCGGCCTCACCCTGCCGCAGATGCTGCGTCTGCAGGCCGCGCAGAAAATTGCCGATGTGGAGTCCTTCAGCCCCATCGCGGATTCCATCATTCACATCTACCTTCCTGGCGGCATGGCCCAGCACGAGTCCTGGGATCCGAAGCCCTTCGCCTCCCCGGACTATCGCGGCCCCTACACCCCCATCAAGACCTCCATCCCTGGAGAATACGTGGGTGAGAAATTCCAGAACATCGCCAAGATCATGGACAAGCTGACGGTCATCCGCAGCATGACCCATGGTGAGGCCGCCCATGAACGTGGCACGCACAACATGTTCACCGGCTACCGTCCAAGCCCTGCCATCAAGTTCCCCAGCTTCGGCTCCATCATCTCCCATGAGATGGGTTCCCGCAACAACCTGCCTCCATACGTCGCGGTGCCAAACATGGTCGCTCCAGACCAGGGCACCGGTTACATGAGCAGCGCCTACGGCCCCTTTGCCCTCGGCAGCGATCCGGCGGACAAGAACTTCACCGTGCGTGACCTCCTGACGCCCAAGGATGTGGATGACAAGCGCTTCGAGCGCCGCCGTTCCCTCCTGGGCACTGTGGATGAGCACTTCCGCACTGCTGAAAAGTCCGACGCCATCACCGCCATGGACAGCTTCTATCAGGCCGCCTATGGCCTCATCAGCAGCAGCCAGGCACGTGAAGCGTTTGACCTGAACAAGGAAACCGACAAGCTGCGCGATGAATACGGTCGCAACAGCGCTGGCCAGCGCTTCCTGCTCGCCCGCCGCCTGGTGGAAGCCGGCGTCCGCATGGTCTCCGTCAACTACGGTAGCTGGGATCACCACAGCAATATCAAAGGCTCCTTTGACCGTCAGGCCCCGGACTTTGACAAAGCCTTCGCCCGTCTCATCACCGACCTCGCCGACCGCGGCATGCTCAAGAAGACTCTGGTCATGGTCAGCTCAGAATTTGGCCGCACACCGAAGGTCAACGGCACCAATGGCCGTGACCACTGGCCGCGCGTCTTCTCGGTCGCCATGGCTGGTGGCGGCGTCAAGGAAGGCTACATTCACGGTGCCTCCGATGCCCTCGGTGGCGAGCCTGATCGCGATGCCGTCGGCCCGGAAGATCTGGCCAAGACCATGTACCGCCTCCTCGGTATCAATGGTGAAAAACGCATCATGTCCGATGGTGGACGCCCTGTGGACATCGTCAATGGTGGTCGCGTCATGAACGAGTGGATCGCCTGA